Part of the Rhizoctonia solani chromosome 2, complete sequence genome is shown below.
CCAACTCACCCTTAATATTCATCGTACTAGATATACTTATTTGGTTTCTTACTTGGCGTGGCTTATACACTAAAGATCTCTCAGATGGCAGGTGTTGGTACAGTAGTTCGCCTAGATGCAACCATGCTGGTTGAAAAGCTGAGGGATCAGCTGCCAGCCGGAAGCGCGCGGAACTATGCCGCTATGCTGGTCTTGAACCACCTAGAATGCTACGTAATTTTTAAACTATTTATTGTTCCTTACCTGCGTGTCTTAAGAATCGCTCACAGTCGAAAAAAGGTGGCCTACAGATGGAAGAACGAGGTCGTTTGGCTGTAGTGTCCCTACCTTTGGAGTTTCTTTACATGGCTTGGTACAATGATGTGGGAATTGAGTTGAGCGAGAGGCAGCTCGAGGTAAGTCTGACAAACTTGGAAATATCGCGACACTTACTACTCGTGGTCTTAGAGTTGGCCCTCGCATGTATGGAAAAACTCTGCAAATCTAGGGGTCAACTTGTATTCATTAGTAACACAGCCAAATTCCCGCTTGGTCCGTGATGACCTTTGCACGACTGTATAATATCAAAGTTGGCCGCTATTGACATGCTCTTCAGATACACGATCGACTTCGGGATGTTCGGACCCTTCTTAGCTTTGGGGCTGTGGTGAACCGATATCACGAGCTGATCCAACTTCAGCATGTGAGTGAGCTCGTTGGCCATTGTGATTAGGTTTTTGAAACATATACACACCCTAGGGTGGATTGAGTGCCCTTATGAAGACTTACCAACATACCGAGCCACATAACTGGGACCCCCCACTAATTTCACCTTCGCCTGCGTCTACACAGCCCATGCTTTCAcgaatatatgcaaaaggtcCTAGTGGCGAAGCTGATAGCTCTGCGTGGAGTTGGCTTCCCTGGAGAGCCAACAAATCCTCTGAGGAACAACATCTAGAGCGATTCGGAGTCTTGGGATCAACACCCTTACCCCCCGTGGAAGCCTTTCCACTCCACATACCAGAATCAACACCCCAATTTCATTCGATTCCTCGCCAGGAAGCATCGATTGACCTTTCATCCAGCGGGCTCTCATGTTGTGACTCGGGTACGATTTCATCATCTGGGACAAATGAAAGCATCGCGACTACTCAGATAAGCGCACTGGAGCGCCTGGAAGCATATCTCAGCGTACTTGGAACACCACAGTGCGAACCGATTATACCCAAGCCTATCAGAAAACCTCGTCTGCCCTCGCTGGAAGAGGCTGAAGAAACGGCCCAAGTACAAACCCTCCAGGAGCCTGTTCGCAAGCCAATCCAGTTTTCTTTACAACCGCTGACGATGATCATTCAAAAGAAACTACCAGAATTGGCGAATAGTGATAAATTATGCCCTTTGCGTTGGATGACTGGAGAGGAGCTCAAGTGCCAATGTGTTGCTCAGAATCCGGTGGGTTATCGACTCCAAGTACTGAAAGGGAATAAGCGACTGGCATATCTCAAGTCGAACTTGCCGAAAATAGCAACATCGTACGCCACAAGATCACAAATGATAATCCTAGTAGACGAGGGTGATTTTGGCGACCGATCATGAGATACATCACCTTTGGATCTTCCGAAAAGGGGCCCAAAGAAGAGGGATTGCTCGAATCAAGATAGTAGCGATAGCTTGGTCAACACATATAATTTAAGTTATTCTCAGTGTTTGTTATTATACTCGATTTAGCTAGCTATATGCAATATATTTGGATCTACCAAGTAAGTTAGAAAATATGAGACATTAGTAggatacgcatatactcgccgTAAAGTTTTACATTTCGAACTGCTCATCCGCAAAGGGATCAATGGGCGGGAAGTCCCCAACAGTGATGCGATCGGGTCGAACGAACGCACCATGTTTAGCTGGACAGGTGAAGTATCGTTCGCCTTGCACACTGAACTCAAGAATCAACAGGTGACCACGGCCAAGTACCAAAGGATGCTTACGAGCCGTCATTTTTACCCACTGGTTCATCATATTCGACACCAACCCAATCACCACTACCTATATGACTGTTAAATCCCGTATCATACTTTGCGTCGAATTTTCTAGCACTTACCTtcctttccaaatttggtGGGACCCACAAACCGAACGACTCCTCGTTTAATATCCCCGTCTCCTTCTGTTTCGACTTTGCAGCGCGCACCGGGTTTGATTTCAGGTGAAGCGGTGTAGACATGTATTTCGGGGGCCTGCGCCGAGTCCGCGAACCGGCCAATTTTGTTGGCTTGTTTGTACGCGAGGACGGTATCTATGAGACGCGCTCTAAGTAAAGGATCAATGAATTTGGTGGACTTCCAATACCCTTTCGTTTTTGGTACTCCTCGTCTGTGAGCTCGAACTTTTCGACAGCTGACACGTCTGTAAATTGGCCAGTCAAAGAGTTGGTATTGGTATCCGCCACCTTTGGGAATGATTAGCCTCCTTGGTTGAGATTCTTTGATTGTGCCACCCCCACTTTTAGTAACATCATATCTGAAAGACTGTAGAATCCCAATGGACGCGAGTCATCGTCAAGCACGTGTAACGGGGCCGAGTTTTGCTCGTCGATA
Proteins encoded:
- a CDS encoding CAP-Gly domain protein, which translates into the protein MSTIRIHVLSPDTFSERKYDLHMTIGQLKGKLESVTGIAPESQRLTVHRSIDEQNSAPLHVLDDDSRPLGFYSLSDMMLLKVADTNTNSLTGQFTDVSAVEKFELTDEEYQKRKDTVLAYKQANKIGRFADSAQAPEIHVYTASPEIKPGARCKVETEGDGDIKRGVVRFVGPTKFGKEGSGDWVGVEYDEPVGKNDGSVQGERYFTCPAKHGAFVRPDRITVGDFPPIDPFADEQFEM